A genomic segment from Drosophila miranda strain MSH22 chromosome 3, D.miranda_PacBio2.1, whole genome shotgun sequence encodes:
- the LOC108158029 gene encoding DNA N6-methyl adenine demethylase isoform X8, which produces MDNLQGRCNREKPPCKYFHPPQHLKDQLLINGRNHLALKNALMQQMGIAPGQPVISGQVPAVATNPYLSGIPANSYSPYYTTGHLVPTLLGPDPSAVSAQLGPVVPQAVQVQQQKIPRSDRLEVCREFLRGACKRAESECRFAHPQESVARHDDGSITVCMDAVKGRCAREPCRYFHPPLHLQAQLKAAQTRATAVAAAAAMDVKTVGSFYYENFQFSGMVPFKRPAGEKSGIPVYQPGATTYQQLMQPYVPVSCEYPQQQQQLQQQLQQHQQQQPQQQQQQQVLLLQQQQQLALSSAITTTTTTATTTASNNIINNNNNNNSSNNNNAIHVNAVIATAINPSITTASIDQSAAAADKPTNKPSDDGHDNDTDNDNDKADGDAADEKENDIPKDTDDHNETSKPNPSPPSIDCNATQTIATAAAATAATDSDPDAQETQTAAVATSSSDSSPASCPSPPTDSSLLPLPVPQPPNGDNNNYLSYINNNLTNGQRIKSASPPEEPLNEETDQAPTAAGATLTSPPRGYSKYNGDAYQRASNAAYSMNGHSTGILPTPTSTSPTVTYQSQAQAQAQAQAQAQAQALAQAQANMQRINYAMPAYSYANLYSPYNSGTSSIVSIAGNTPSYVQAQMQQQQQQQQAQAQAQAQAQAQAQAQAAYAQQAYAAYAAAAGLTHTQPTAAAGGYYADPAALAKEVAQKNYALKVASAASAAAAAGKSGSHSAAAYTGMTLNKGFVSAAAAPQPVQSPQPQAVSMATLLQMQAQAQAQAHAQAHAQMRQMGSLPNSGMSTPMAPGTPLRSGSAGGGQAPQYVSGAAAASGALMRAPSPMQYAGAQGYFYPGVMSAPAAAAAAAGYAAYAMPSSQAAAAQQYAAAAAAAAAAAAAQGAAPGQNPYKKMKTS; this is translated from the exons GGCCGCTGTAATCGTGAGAAACCGCCGTGCAAGTACTTTCATCCACCACAGCATCTGAAGGATCAGCTATTGATAAATGGACGCAATCATTTGGCCCTCAAGAATGCATTGATGCAACAGATGGGCATAGCGCCTGGCCAGCCGGTCATATCGGGCCAAGTGCCAGCTGTG GCCACAAATCCATACTTGTCCGGGATACCGGCCAATTCGTACAGTCCGTACTACACAACAGGACATCTGGTGCCCACCTTGCTGGGGCCCGATCCGTCGGCCGTGTCCGCCCAGCTGGGGCCTGTGGTGCCCCAGGCGGTGCAGGTGCAACAACAGAAAATACCACGTTCCGACAGGCTAGAG GTGTGTCGCGAATTCCTACGCGGCGCCTGCAAGCGCGCCGAATCCGAATGCCGGTTCGCCCACCCGCAGGAGAGTGTCGCCCGCCACGACGATGGCTCGATCACGGTATGCATGGACGCCGTTAAGGGACGGTGTGCCCGTGAACCCTGCCGCTACTTTCATCCCCCCCTGCACCTACAGGCACAATTAAAAGCGGCCCAAACACGCGCCaccgctgtcgctgctgcagctgcg ATGGATGTTAAAACGGTTGGTTCATTTTACTATGAAAACTTC CAATTCTCTGGAATGGTACCATTCAAACGTCCAGCTGGAGAGAAGTCTGGCATTCCAGTGTATCAACCCGGTGCGACTACGTATCAGCAGCTAATGCAGCCCTATGTTCCAGTCTCATGTGAGTAtccccaacaacaacaacaactacaacaacaactacaacaacatcaacaacaacaaccacaacaacaacaacaacaacaagtaCTActactacaacaacaacaacaattagCGTTAAGTAGCGccataacaacaacaactacaacagcaacaacaacagccagtaataatattattaacaacaacaacaacaacaacagcagcaataACAATAACGCCATTCACGTAAATGCTGTAATTGCTACTGCCATCAATCCATCAATCACAACCGCATCAATCGATCAAtcagctgctgcagcagatAAACCCACTAATAAACCCAGTGACGATGGTCACGATAACGATACCGATAACGATAACGATAAAGCTGACGGTGATGCTGCTGACGAAAAAGAGAATGATATTCCAAAAGACACTGACGATCACAATGAAACATCGAAGCCAAACCCAAGTCCCCCTTCAATCGATTGTAATGCAACACAAACaattgcaacagcagcagcagctacagctGCCACAGACTCTGACCCAGACGCACAGGAGACACAGACAGCAGCAGTGGCCACCTCATCCAGTGATAGCTCTCCCGCCTCCTGTCCAAGCCCACCCACTGACAGCAGCCTGCTGCCCCTGCCGGTGCCCCAGCCACCCAATGGCGACAATAACAATTACCTGTCCTATATCAATAACAATTTAACCAACGGCCAACGGATCAAGTCCGCCAGTCCGCCCGAAGAGCCACTCAATGAGGAGACAGACCAGGCCCCAACAGCAGCTGGGGCCACCCTGACCTCGCCTCCGCGTGGCTATAGCAAATATAACGGCGATGCCTACCAGAGGGCCAGCAATGCCGCGTACTCCATGAATGGCCACAGCACTGGGATACTGCCCACGCCCACCAGCACCTCGCCCACAGTGACGTATCAGTCCCAGGCTCAGGCCCAGGCTCAGgcccaggcacaggcacaggcccaggccctggcacaggcacaggccaATATGCAGCGCATCAACTATGCCATGCCCGCCTACAGCTATGCCAATTTGTACTCGCCCTACAACAGCGGCACCTCCTCCATCGTGAGCATCGCCGGCAACACGCCCTCCTATGTCCAGGCccaaatgcagcagcagcagcagcagcagcaggcccaagcccaggcccaggcccaggctcAGGCCCAGGCTCAGGCACAGGCGGCCTATGCTCAGCAGGCTTATGCCGCATATGCGGCCGCTGCAGGactcacgcacacacagcCAACGGCAGCCGCTGGCGGCTACTATGCCGATCCCGCTGCCCTGGCCAAGGAGGTGGCCCAAAAGAACTACGCCCTCAAGGTGGCCAGTGCCGCatcggcggcggcggcggcgggcAAGTCGGGATCCCATTCGGCGGCCGCCTACACAGGCATGACCCTCAACAAGGGATTTGTGTCAGCTGCAGCTGCCCCGCAGCCCGTTCAGTCGCCACAGCCGCAGGCCGTCTCCATGGCCACCCTGCTGCAGAtgcaggcccaggcccaggcccaggctcATGCCCAGGCCCATGCCCAGATGCGCCAGATGGGATCCTTGCCCAATTCGGGCATGTCCACGCCCATGGCGCCTGGCACGCCCCTCCGCTCGGGCAGCGCTGGCGGTGGCCAGGCGCCGCAGTACGTGTCGGGAGCTGCGGCCGCCTCTGGCGCCCTGATGCGTGCCCCCTCCCCCATGCAGTATGCCGGAGCCCAGGGCTACTTTTATCCGGGCGTAATGTCCGCTCCGGccgcagccgccgccgccgccggaTATGCGGCCTATGCCATGCCCTCGAGTCAGGCGGCAGCGGCGCAGCAgtatgcagcagcagcagcagcagctgccgccGCTGCGGCCGCCCAGGGGGCAGCCCCAGGTCAGAATCCCTACAAGAAGATGAAGACGTCCTAA
- the LOC108158029 gene encoding DNA N6-methyl adenine demethylase isoform X11, translating into MQQMGIAPGQPVISGQVPAVATNPYLSGIPANSYSPYYTTGHLVPTLLGPDPSAVSAQLGPVVPQAVQVQQQKIPRSDRLEVCREFLRGACKRAESECRFAHPQESVARHDDGSITVCMDAVKGRCAREPCRYFHPPLHLQAQLKAAQTRATAVAAAAAMDVKTVGSFYYENFQFSGMVPFKRPAGEKSGIPVYQPGATTYQQLMQPYVPVSCEYPQQQQQLQQQLQQHQQQQPQQQQQQQVLLLQQQQQLALSSAITTTTTTATTTASNNIINNNNNNNSSNNNNAIHVNAVIATAINPSITTASIDQSAAAADKPTNKPSDDGHDNDTDNDNDKADGDAADEKENDIPKDTDDHNETSKPNPSPPSIDCNATQTIATAAAATAATDSDPDAQETQTAAVATSSSDSSPASCPSPPTDSSLLPLPVPQPPNGDNNNYLSYINNNLTNGQRIKSASPPEEPLNEETDQAPTAAGATLTSPPRGYSKYNGDAYQRASNAAYSMNGHSTGILPTPTSTSPTVTYQSQAQAQAQAQAQAQAQALAQAQANMQRINYAMPAYSYANLYSPYNSGTSSIVSIAGNTPSYVQAQMQQQQQQQQAQAQAQAQAQAQAQAQAAYAQQAYAAYAAAAGLTHTQPTAAAGGYYADPAALAKEVAQKNYALKVASAASAAAAAGKSGSHSAAAYTGMTLNKGFVSAAAAPQPVQSPQPQAVSMATLLQMQAQAQAQAHAQAHAQMRQMGSLPNSGMSTPMAPGTPLRSGSAGGGQAPQYVSGAAAASGALMRAPSPMQYAGAQGYFYPGVMSAPAAAAAAAGYAAYAMPSSQAAAAQQYAAAAAAAAAAAAAQGAAPGQNPYKKMKTS; encoded by the exons ATGCAACAGATGGGCATAGCGCCTGGCCAGCCGGTCATATCGGGCCAAGTGCCAGCTGTG GCCACAAATCCATACTTGTCCGGGATACCGGCCAATTCGTACAGTCCGTACTACACAACAGGACATCTGGTGCCCACCTTGCTGGGGCCCGATCCGTCGGCCGTGTCCGCCCAGCTGGGGCCTGTGGTGCCCCAGGCGGTGCAGGTGCAACAACAGAAAATACCACGTTCCGACAGGCTAGAG GTGTGTCGCGAATTCCTACGCGGCGCCTGCAAGCGCGCCGAATCCGAATGCCGGTTCGCCCACCCGCAGGAGAGTGTCGCCCGCCACGACGATGGCTCGATCACGGTATGCATGGACGCCGTTAAGGGACGGTGTGCCCGTGAACCCTGCCGCTACTTTCATCCCCCCCTGCACCTACAGGCACAATTAAAAGCGGCCCAAACACGCGCCaccgctgtcgctgctgcagctgcg ATGGATGTTAAAACGGTTGGTTCATTTTACTATGAAAACTTC CAATTCTCTGGAATGGTACCATTCAAACGTCCAGCTGGAGAGAAGTCTGGCATTCCAGTGTATCAACCCGGTGCGACTACGTATCAGCAGCTAATGCAGCCCTATGTTCCAGTCTCATGTGAGTAtccccaacaacaacaacaactacaacaacaactacaacaacatcaacaacaacaaccacaacaacaacaacaacaacaagtaCTActactacaacaacaacaacaattagCGTTAAGTAGCGccataacaacaacaactacaacagcaacaacaacagccagtaataatattattaacaacaacaacaacaacaacagcagcaataACAATAACGCCATTCACGTAAATGCTGTAATTGCTACTGCCATCAATCCATCAATCACAACCGCATCAATCGATCAAtcagctgctgcagcagatAAACCCACTAATAAACCCAGTGACGATGGTCACGATAACGATACCGATAACGATAACGATAAAGCTGACGGTGATGCTGCTGACGAAAAAGAGAATGATATTCCAAAAGACACTGACGATCACAATGAAACATCGAAGCCAAACCCAAGTCCCCCTTCAATCGATTGTAATGCAACACAAACaattgcaacagcagcagcagctacagctGCCACAGACTCTGACCCAGACGCACAGGAGACACAGACAGCAGCAGTGGCCACCTCATCCAGTGATAGCTCTCCCGCCTCCTGTCCAAGCCCACCCACTGACAGCAGCCTGCTGCCCCTGCCGGTGCCCCAGCCACCCAATGGCGACAATAACAATTACCTGTCCTATATCAATAACAATTTAACCAACGGCCAACGGATCAAGTCCGCCAGTCCGCCCGAAGAGCCACTCAATGAGGAGACAGACCAGGCCCCAACAGCAGCTGGGGCCACCCTGACCTCGCCTCCGCGTGGCTATAGCAAATATAACGGCGATGCCTACCAGAGGGCCAGCAATGCCGCGTACTCCATGAATGGCCACAGCACTGGGATACTGCCCACGCCCACCAGCACCTCGCCCACAGTGACGTATCAGTCCCAGGCTCAGGCCCAGGCTCAGgcccaggcacaggcacaggcccaggccctggcacaggcacaggccaATATGCAGCGCATCAACTATGCCATGCCCGCCTACAGCTATGCCAATTTGTACTCGCCCTACAACAGCGGCACCTCCTCCATCGTGAGCATCGCCGGCAACACGCCCTCCTATGTCCAGGCccaaatgcagcagcagcagcagcagcagcaggcccaagcccaggcccaggcccaggctcAGGCCCAGGCTCAGGCACAGGCGGCCTATGCTCAGCAGGCTTATGCCGCATATGCGGCCGCTGCAGGactcacgcacacacagcCAACGGCAGCCGCTGGCGGCTACTATGCCGATCCCGCTGCCCTGGCCAAGGAGGTGGCCCAAAAGAACTACGCCCTCAAGGTGGCCAGTGCCGCatcggcggcggcggcggcgggcAAGTCGGGATCCCATTCGGCGGCCGCCTACACAGGCATGACCCTCAACAAGGGATTTGTGTCAGCTGCAGCTGCCCCGCAGCCCGTTCAGTCGCCACAGCCGCAGGCCGTCTCCATGGCCACCCTGCTGCAGAtgcaggcccaggcccaggcccaggctcATGCCCAGGCCCATGCCCAGATGCGCCAGATGGGATCCTTGCCCAATTCGGGCATGTCCACGCCCATGGCGCCTGGCACGCCCCTCCGCTCGGGCAGCGCTGGCGGTGGCCAGGCGCCGCAGTACGTGTCGGGAGCTGCGGCCGCCTCTGGCGCCCTGATGCGTGCCCCCTCCCCCATGCAGTATGCCGGAGCCCAGGGCTACTTTTATCCGGGCGTAATGTCCGCTCCGGccgcagccgccgccgccgccggaTATGCGGCCTATGCCATGCCCTCGAGTCAGGCGGCAGCGGCGCAGCAgtatgcagcagcagcagcagcagctgccgccGCTGCGGCCGCCCAGGGGGCAGCCCCAGGTCAGAATCCCTACAAGAAGATGAAGACGTCCTAA
- the LOC108158029 gene encoding DNA N6-methyl adenine demethylase isoform X7 — MFKPLYRRLFGRCNREKPPCKYFHPPQHLKDQLLINGRNHLALKNALMQQMGIAPGQPVISGQVPAVATNPYLSGIPANSYSPYYTTGHLVPTLLGPDPSAVSAQLGPVVPQAVQVQQQKIPRSDRLEVCREFLRGACKRAESECRFAHPQESVARHDDGSITVCMDAVKGRCAREPCRYFHPPLHLQAQLKAAQTRATAVAAAAAMDVKTVGSFYYENFQFSGMVPFKRPAGEKSGIPVYQPGATTYQQLMQPYVPVSCEYPQQQQQLQQQLQQHQQQQPQQQQQQQVLLLQQQQQLALSSAITTTTTTATTTASNNIINNNNNNNSSNNNNAIHVNAVIATAINPSITTASIDQSAAAADKPTNKPSDDGHDNDTDNDNDKADGDAADEKENDIPKDTDDHNETSKPNPSPPSIDCNATQTIATAAAATAATDSDPDAQETQTAAVATSSSDSSPASCPSPPTDSSLLPLPVPQPPNGDNNNYLSYINNNLTNGQRIKSASPPEEPLNEETDQAPTAAGATLTSPPRGYSKYNGDAYQRASNAAYSMNGHSTGILPTPTSTSPTVTYQSQAQAQAQAQAQAQAQALAQAQANMQRINYAMPAYSYANLYSPYNSGTSSIVSIAGNTPSYVQAQMQQQQQQQQAQAQAQAQAQAQAQAQAAYAQQAYAAYAAAAGLTHTQPTAAAGGYYADPAALAKEVAQKNYALKVASAASAAAAAGKSGSHSAAAYTGMTLNKGFVSAAAAPQPVQSPQPQAVSMATLLQMQAQAQAQAHAQAHAQMRQMGSLPNSGMSTPMAPGTPLRSGSAGGGQAPQYVSGAAAASGALMRAPSPMQYAGAQGYFYPGVMSAPAAAAAAAGYAAYAMPSSQAAAAQQYAAAAAAAAAAAAAQGAAPGQNPYKKMKTS, encoded by the exons GGCCGCTGTAATCGTGAGAAACCGCCGTGCAAGTACTTTCATCCACCACAGCATCTGAAGGATCAGCTATTGATAAATGGACGCAATCATTTGGCCCTCAAGAATGCATTGATGCAACAGATGGGCATAGCGCCTGGCCAGCCGGTCATATCGGGCCAAGTGCCAGCTGTG GCCACAAATCCATACTTGTCCGGGATACCGGCCAATTCGTACAGTCCGTACTACACAACAGGACATCTGGTGCCCACCTTGCTGGGGCCCGATCCGTCGGCCGTGTCCGCCCAGCTGGGGCCTGTGGTGCCCCAGGCGGTGCAGGTGCAACAACAGAAAATACCACGTTCCGACAGGCTAGAG GTGTGTCGCGAATTCCTACGCGGCGCCTGCAAGCGCGCCGAATCCGAATGCCGGTTCGCCCACCCGCAGGAGAGTGTCGCCCGCCACGACGATGGCTCGATCACGGTATGCATGGACGCCGTTAAGGGACGGTGTGCCCGTGAACCCTGCCGCTACTTTCATCCCCCCCTGCACCTACAGGCACAATTAAAAGCGGCCCAAACACGCGCCaccgctgtcgctgctgcagctgcg ATGGATGTTAAAACGGTTGGTTCATTTTACTATGAAAACTTC CAATTCTCTGGAATGGTACCATTCAAACGTCCAGCTGGAGAGAAGTCTGGCATTCCAGTGTATCAACCCGGTGCGACTACGTATCAGCAGCTAATGCAGCCCTATGTTCCAGTCTCATGTGAGTAtccccaacaacaacaacaactacaacaacaactacaacaacatcaacaacaacaaccacaacaacaacaacaacaacaagtaCTActactacaacaacaacaacaattagCGTTAAGTAGCGccataacaacaacaactacaacagcaacaacaacagccagtaataatattattaacaacaacaacaacaacaacagcagcaataACAATAACGCCATTCACGTAAATGCTGTAATTGCTACTGCCATCAATCCATCAATCACAACCGCATCAATCGATCAAtcagctgctgcagcagatAAACCCACTAATAAACCCAGTGACGATGGTCACGATAACGATACCGATAACGATAACGATAAAGCTGACGGTGATGCTGCTGACGAAAAAGAGAATGATATTCCAAAAGACACTGACGATCACAATGAAACATCGAAGCCAAACCCAAGTCCCCCTTCAATCGATTGTAATGCAACACAAACaattgcaacagcagcagcagctacagctGCCACAGACTCTGACCCAGACGCACAGGAGACACAGACAGCAGCAGTGGCCACCTCATCCAGTGATAGCTCTCCCGCCTCCTGTCCAAGCCCACCCACTGACAGCAGCCTGCTGCCCCTGCCGGTGCCCCAGCCACCCAATGGCGACAATAACAATTACCTGTCCTATATCAATAACAATTTAACCAACGGCCAACGGATCAAGTCCGCCAGTCCGCCCGAAGAGCCACTCAATGAGGAGACAGACCAGGCCCCAACAGCAGCTGGGGCCACCCTGACCTCGCCTCCGCGTGGCTATAGCAAATATAACGGCGATGCCTACCAGAGGGCCAGCAATGCCGCGTACTCCATGAATGGCCACAGCACTGGGATACTGCCCACGCCCACCAGCACCTCGCCCACAGTGACGTATCAGTCCCAGGCTCAGGCCCAGGCTCAGgcccaggcacaggcacaggcccaggccctggcacaggcacaggccaATATGCAGCGCATCAACTATGCCATGCCCGCCTACAGCTATGCCAATTTGTACTCGCCCTACAACAGCGGCACCTCCTCCATCGTGAGCATCGCCGGCAACACGCCCTCCTATGTCCAGGCccaaatgcagcagcagcagcagcagcagcaggcccaagcccaggcccaggcccaggctcAGGCCCAGGCTCAGGCACAGGCGGCCTATGCTCAGCAGGCTTATGCCGCATATGCGGCCGCTGCAGGactcacgcacacacagcCAACGGCAGCCGCTGGCGGCTACTATGCCGATCCCGCTGCCCTGGCCAAGGAGGTGGCCCAAAAGAACTACGCCCTCAAGGTGGCCAGTGCCGCatcggcggcggcggcggcgggcAAGTCGGGATCCCATTCGGCGGCCGCCTACACAGGCATGACCCTCAACAAGGGATTTGTGTCAGCTGCAGCTGCCCCGCAGCCCGTTCAGTCGCCACAGCCGCAGGCCGTCTCCATGGCCACCCTGCTGCAGAtgcaggcccaggcccaggcccaggctcATGCCCAGGCCCATGCCCAGATGCGCCAGATGGGATCCTTGCCCAATTCGGGCATGTCCACGCCCATGGCGCCTGGCACGCCCCTCCGCTCGGGCAGCGCTGGCGGTGGCCAGGCGCCGCAGTACGTGTCGGGAGCTGCGGCCGCCTCTGGCGCCCTGATGCGTGCCCCCTCCCCCATGCAGTATGCCGGAGCCCAGGGCTACTTTTATCCGGGCGTAATGTCCGCTCCGGccgcagccgccgccgccgccggaTATGCGGCCTATGCCATGCCCTCGAGTCAGGCGGCAGCGGCGCAGCAgtatgcagcagcagcagcagcagctgccgccGCTGCGGCCGCCCAGGGGGCAGCCCCAGGTCAGAATCCCTACAAGAAGATGAAGACGTCCTAA
- the LOC108158029 gene encoding LIM and SH3 domain protein Lasp isoform X10, producing MANVVNMNSLFNAKDSRWLQLEVCREFQRNKCSRQDTECKFAHPPANVEVQNGKVTACYDSIKGRCNREKPPCKYFHPPQHLKDQLLINGRNHLALKNALMQQMGIAPGQPVISGQVPAVATNPYLSGIPANSYSPYYTTGHLVPTLLGPDPSAVSAQLGPVVPQAVQVQQQKIPRSDRLEQFSGMVPFKRPAGEKSGIPVYQPGATTYQQLMQPYVPVSCEYPQQQQQLQQQLQQHQQQQPQQQQQQQVLLLQQQQQLALSSAITTTTTTATTTASNNIINNNNNNNSSNNNNAIHVNAVIATAINPSITTASIDQSAAAADKPTNKPSDDGHDNDTDNDNDKADGDAADEKENDIPKDTDDHNETSKPNPSPPSIDCNATQTIATAAAATAATDSDPDAQETQTAAVATSSSDSSPASCPSPPTDSSLLPLPVPQPPNGDNNNYLSYINNNLTNGQRIKSASPPEEPLNEETDQAPTAAGATLTSPPRGYSKYNGDAYQRASNAAYSMNGHSTGILPTPTSTSPTVTYQSQAQAQAQAQAQAQAQALAQAQANMQRINYAMPAYSYANLYSPYNSGTSSIVSIAGNTPSYVQAQMQQQQQQQQAQAQAQAQAQAQAQAQAAYAQQAYAAYAAAAGLTHTQPTAAAGGYYADPAALAKEVAQKNYALKVASAASAAAAAGKSGSHSAAAYTGMTLNKGFVSAAAAPQPVQSPQPQAVSMATLLQMQAQAQAQAHAQAHAQMRQMGSLPNSGMSTPMAPGTPLRSGSAGGGQAPQYVSGAAAASGALMRAPSPMQYAGAQGYFYPGVMSAPAAAAAAAGYAAYAMPSSQAAAAQQYAAAAAAAAAAAAAQGAAPGQNPYKKMKTS from the exons GGCCGCTGTAATCGTGAGAAACCGCCGTGCAAGTACTTTCATCCACCACAGCATCTGAAGGATCAGCTATTGATAAATGGACGCAATCATTTGGCCCTCAAGAATGCATTGATGCAACAGATGGGCATAGCGCCTGGCCAGCCGGTCATATCGGGCCAAGTGCCAGCTGTG GCCACAAATCCATACTTGTCCGGGATACCGGCCAATTCGTACAGTCCGTACTACACAACAGGACATCTGGTGCCCACCTTGCTGGGGCCCGATCCGTCGGCCGTGTCCGCCCAGCTGGGGCCTGTGGTGCCCCAGGCGGTGCAGGTGCAACAACAGAAAATACCACGTTCCGACAGGCTAGAG CAATTCTCTGGAATGGTACCATTCAAACGTCCAGCTGGAGAGAAGTCTGGCATTCCAGTGTATCAACCCGGTGCGACTACGTATCAGCAGCTAATGCAGCCCTATGTTCCAGTCTCATGTGAGTAtccccaacaacaacaacaactacaacaacaactacaacaacatcaacaacaacaaccacaacaacaacaacaacaacaagtaCTActactacaacaacaacaacaattagCGTTAAGTAGCGccataacaacaacaactacaacagcaacaacaacagccagtaataatattattaacaacaacaacaacaacaacagcagcaataACAATAACGCCATTCACGTAAATGCTGTAATTGCTACTGCCATCAATCCATCAATCACAACCGCATCAATCGATCAAtcagctgctgcagcagatAAACCCACTAATAAACCCAGTGACGATGGTCACGATAACGATACCGATAACGATAACGATAAAGCTGACGGTGATGCTGCTGACGAAAAAGAGAATGATATTCCAAAAGACACTGACGATCACAATGAAACATCGAAGCCAAACCCAAGTCCCCCTTCAATCGATTGTAATGCAACACAAACaattgcaacagcagcagcagctacagctGCCACAGACTCTGACCCAGACGCACAGGAGACACAGACAGCAGCAGTGGCCACCTCATCCAGTGATAGCTCTCCCGCCTCCTGTCCAAGCCCACCCACTGACAGCAGCCTGCTGCCCCTGCCGGTGCCCCAGCCACCCAATGGCGACAATAACAATTACCTGTCCTATATCAATAACAATTTAACCAACGGCCAACGGATCAAGTCCGCCAGTCCGCCCGAAGAGCCACTCAATGAGGAGACAGACCAGGCCCCAACAGCAGCTGGGGCCACCCTGACCTCGCCTCCGCGTGGCTATAGCAAATATAACGGCGATGCCTACCAGAGGGCCAGCAATGCCGCGTACTCCATGAATGGCCACAGCACTGGGATACTGCCCACGCCCACCAGCACCTCGCCCACAGTGACGTATCAGTCCCAGGCTCAGGCCCAGGCTCAGgcccaggcacaggcacaggcccaggccctggcacaggcacaggccaATATGCAGCGCATCAACTATGCCATGCCCGCCTACAGCTATGCCAATTTGTACTCGCCCTACAACAGCGGCACCTCCTCCATCGTGAGCATCGCCGGCAACACGCCCTCCTATGTCCAGGCccaaatgcagcagcagcagcagcagcagcaggcccaagcccaggcccaggcccaggctcAGGCCCAGGCTCAGGCACAGGCGGCCTATGCTCAGCAGGCTTATGCCGCATATGCGGCCGCTGCAGGactcacgcacacacagcCAACGGCAGCCGCTGGCGGCTACTATGCCGATCCCGCTGCCCTGGCCAAGGAGGTGGCCCAAAAGAACTACGCCCTCAAGGTGGCCAGTGCCGCatcggcggcggcggcggcgggcAAGTCGGGATCCCATTCGGCGGCCGCCTACACAGGCATGACCCTCAACAAGGGATTTGTGTCAGCTGCAGCTGCCCCGCAGCCCGTTCAGTCGCCACAGCCGCAGGCCGTCTCCATGGCCACCCTGCTGCAGAtgcaggcccaggcccaggcccaggctcATGCCCAGGCCCATGCCCAGATGCGCCAGATGGGATCCTTGCCCAATTCGGGCATGTCCACGCCCATGGCGCCTGGCACGCCCCTCCGCTCGGGCAGCGCTGGCGGTGGCCAGGCGCCGCAGTACGTGTCGGGAGCTGCGGCCGCCTCTGGCGCCCTGATGCGTGCCCCCTCCCCCATGCAGTATGCCGGAGCCCAGGGCTACTTTTATCCGGGCGTAATGTCCGCTCCGGccgcagccgccgccgccgccggaTATGCGGCCTATGCCATGCCCTCGAGTCAGGCGGCAGCGGCGCAGCAgtatgcagcagcagcagcagcagctgccgccGCTGCGGCCGCCCAGGGGGCAGCCCCAGGTCAGAATCCCTACAAGAAGATGAAGACGTCCTAA